The Novipirellula caenicola genomic interval CGATGGACTTCCTAGTCCGTCGAATGCGCCATTGACGCACTAGAAAGTTCATCATACACCCCTTGCCGCAGGAAACTTCATTAAATCAACAAGCCGTGAACGGCTCGTCGGTTTAGTCGTACGACGGACTTCCTCGTCCGTCCAATACATCATTGATGGCCTAGGAAGTCCAACATACGACCCCTGCCGCAGGAAACTTCACTAAATCAACAAACCGTGAAGCGTTTCCTCGTCGGACATTGATGAACGAAAGTCTTCGCGACTGCCGCTGCGATCAAAGGGAACGCGTTGGCTCGCAGTAGGGCCGATTTTGACCGATTTCTGACCGGCACGCACCAAACGAATTTAGCTCCGTCCATTTGATTGGCGGAGCTAAAATCGGATTGAAGTAATGATTGGCTCGCATGACCGAAACTCTTGGCGAGTTTCGCGACGCGAAGCACGACGAGGCCTTCTTTTAGCCTTCGACGTTCAAGCCCATGCTGCGAGCGGTGCCTTGGATCATCAACGCAGCTTGTTCGATGCTACGAGCGTTCAAGTCGGCCATCTTCTTTTGCGCGATCTCTTCGCATTGAGCGGCGGTCACGGTGCCGACCTTGTCGCGGTTAGGAACTCCGCTGCCCTTGGCGATACCAGCGGCAGCTTTCAGCAGCGAAGCGGCTGGAGGGCTCTTGGTGATGAATTCGAAGCTACGGTCGTTGTAGACGGTAACAACCACGGGGATCGGAGTGCCCGCGTACTCTTTGGTTCGGTCGTTGAAAGCTTGGACGAATTGACCAAGGTTCACACCAAATTTACCAAGCGAGGTACCGACAGGAGGAGCGGGGGTAGCTTGACCGCCAGGAACTTGGAACTTCGCGACCCCGGTTACTTGTTTAGCCATTTTTCAGTGATCAGTTAAGATTGTTCAGTGGAGGAATATTTTCAAAAGGTTTGGGAAGGCGATCGATGTCGCTGCGTCGACAGGTGACAATCGATACATCATGCCATTTATAAAGCTTCGACTTGCCAGTGATCGAGTTCCATTGGGACACTGCGACCAAAGATGTTGATGATGACGGTGATGCGTCCGTTTGCTTCATCGACGCTATCGACGTCACCTTCCTGGTTTTCGAAGTTACCTTCCTTGACCCTCACACGATCGCCAACCTTAAACGGAA includes:
- the rplK gene encoding 50S ribosomal protein L11, yielding MAKQVTGVAKFQVPGGQATPAPPVGTSLGKFGVNLGQFVQAFNDRTKEYAGTPIPVVVTVYNDRSFEFITKSPPAASLLKAAAGIAKGSGVPNRDKVGTVTAAQCEEIAQKKMADLNARSIEQAALMIQGTARSMGLNVEG